A region from the Cyprinus carpio isolate SPL01 chromosome A8, ASM1834038v1, whole genome shotgun sequence genome encodes:
- the LOC109095105 gene encoding adiponectin receptor protein 1-like isoform X2, with protein MTSRHHGDRGSNSDAERCTSDDDDAMLTELGPLLTSEAEKSRGASAFPDEDENEDEEQGLRVVTLPMQAHHAMEKMEEFVHKVWEGRWRVIPYHLLPDWLKDNDYLLQGHRPPMPSFRACFGSIFRIHTETGNIWTHLLGLILFLCLGTLTMLRPNVSFMAPVQEKVVFGMFFLGAVLCLSFSWLFHTVYCHSEKVSRTFSKLDYSGIALLIMGSFVPWLYYSFYCSPQPRFIYLSVVCVLGVAAIVVAQWDRFATPRHRSTRAGVFMGLGLSGLIPTMHFTIAEGFVKATTVGQMGWFYLMGAMYISGASLYAARIPERYFPGKCDIWFQSHQIFHVLVVGAAFVHFYGISNLQEFRYGLEGGCTDDTLL; from the exons ATGACATCGCGTCACCATGGTGACCGCGGCTCCAACAGTGATGCCGAGCGGTGCACCTCTGATGATGACGACGCAATGCTCACTGAGCTTGGGCCGCTGCTGACATCTGAAGCAGAGAAATCAAGA GGTGCATCAGCATTTCCTGATGAGGATGAGAACGAGGATGAAGAACAAGGACTGCGGGTGGTTACTCTCCCCATGCAGGCACACCATGCCATGGAGAAGATGGAGGAGTTTGTACACAAG GTATGGGAAGGACGTTGGCGAGTTATTCCATACCATCTCCTCCCCGATTGGCTAAAGGATAATGATTACCTGCTGCAGGGACACCGCCCACCCATGCCGTCCTTCCGTGCCTGTTTTGGGAGCATCTTCAGGATTCACACAGAAACTGGAAACATCTGGACGCACCTGCTGG GCTTAATTCTGTTCCTGTGCTTGGGCACATTGACAATGCTGCGGCCAAACGTTTCATTCATGGCACCCGTGCAGGAGAAGGTGGTGTTTGGGATGTTCTTCCTGGGTGCAGTTCTTTGTTTGTCCTTCTCCTGGCTTTTTCACACTGTCTACTGCCACTCAGAAAAAGTCTCTAGGACTTTCTCCAA gTTGGATTACTCTGGTATTGCGTTGTTAATCATGGGCTCATTCGTTCCATGGCTGTACTACTCGTTTTACTGCTCTCCTCAGCCGCGGTTCATCTATCTCTCTGTTGTATGTGTGCTGGGTGTTGCTGCTATCGTTGTGGCCCAGTGGGACAGATTCGCCACCCCTCGGCACCGGTCCACACGTGCAG GTGTTTTCATGGGCCTTGGTCTGAGTGGGCTCATTCCCACAATGCATTTTACCATCGCAGAGGGTTTTGTGAAGGCAACAACAGTGGGTCAGATGGGCTGGTTCTATCTGATGGGTGCCATGTACATTAGTGGAGCATCACTTTATGCAGCACGGATACCTGAACGTTACTTCCCTGGCAAATGTGACATCTGG TTTCAGTCTCATCAGATATTCCATGTACTGGTTGTCGGGGCAGCATTTGTCCATTTTTATGGGATCTCAAACCTGCAGGAGTTCCGCTATGGCCTGGAAGGAGGCTGCACAGATGACACTCtgctgtaa
- the LOC109095105 gene encoding adiponectin receptor protein 1-like isoform X1, protein MTSRHHGDRGSNSDAERCTSDDDDAMLTELGPLLTSEAEKSRGASAFPDEDENEDEEQGLRVVTLPMQAHHAMEKMEEFVHKVWEGRWRVIPYHLLPDWLKDNDYLLQGHRPPMPSFRACFGSIFRIHTETGNIWTHLLGLILFLCLGTLTMLRPNVSFMAPVQEKVVFGMFFLGAVLCLSFSWLFHTVYCHSEKVSRTFSKLDYSGIALLIMGSFVPWLYYSFYCSPQPRFIYLSVVCVLGVAAIVVAQWDRFATPRHRSTRAGNVLTCFSKCSTCLIDFRCCLNHFSLYLGVFMGLGLSGLIPTMHFTIAEGFVKATTVGQMGWFYLMGAMYISGASLYAARIPERYFPGKCDIWFQSHQIFHVLVVGAAFVHFYGISNLQEFRYGLEGGCTDDTLL, encoded by the exons ATGACATCGCGTCACCATGGTGACCGCGGCTCCAACAGTGATGCCGAGCGGTGCACCTCTGATGATGACGACGCAATGCTCACTGAGCTTGGGCCGCTGCTGACATCTGAAGCAGAGAAATCAAGA GGTGCATCAGCATTTCCTGATGAGGATGAGAACGAGGATGAAGAACAAGGACTGCGGGTGGTTACTCTCCCCATGCAGGCACACCATGCCATGGAGAAGATGGAGGAGTTTGTACACAAG GTATGGGAAGGACGTTGGCGAGTTATTCCATACCATCTCCTCCCCGATTGGCTAAAGGATAATGATTACCTGCTGCAGGGACACCGCCCACCCATGCCGTCCTTCCGTGCCTGTTTTGGGAGCATCTTCAGGATTCACACAGAAACTGGAAACATCTGGACGCACCTGCTGG GCTTAATTCTGTTCCTGTGCTTGGGCACATTGACAATGCTGCGGCCAAACGTTTCATTCATGGCACCCGTGCAGGAGAAGGTGGTGTTTGGGATGTTCTTCCTGGGTGCAGTTCTTTGTTTGTCCTTCTCCTGGCTTTTTCACACTGTCTACTGCCACTCAGAAAAAGTCTCTAGGACTTTCTCCAA gTTGGATTACTCTGGTATTGCGTTGTTAATCATGGGCTCATTCGTTCCATGGCTGTACTACTCGTTTTACTGCTCTCCTCAGCCGCGGTTCATCTATCTCTCTGTTGTATGTGTGCTGGGTGTTGCTGCTATCGTTGTGGCCCAGTGGGACAGATTCGCCACCCCTCGGCACCGGTCCACACGTGCAGGTAATGTGCTCACCTGCTTCTCTAAATGTTCCACCTGCTTGATCGATTTCAGATGTTGCTTAAATCATTTTTCCTTGTACTTAGGTGTTTTCATGGGCCTTGGTCTGAGTGGGCTCATTCCCACAATGCATTTTACCATCGCAGAGGGTTTTGTGAAGGCAACAACAGTGGGTCAGATGGGCTGGTTCTATCTGATGGGTGCCATGTACATTAGTGGAGCATCACTTTATGCAGCACGGATACCTGAACGTTACTTCCCTGGCAAATGTGACATCTGG TTTCAGTCTCATCAGATATTCCATGTACTGGTTGTCGGGGCAGCATTTGTCCATTTTTATGGGATCTCAAACCTGCAGGAGTTCCGCTATGGCCTGGAAGGAGGCTGCACAGATGACACTCtgctgtaa
- the LOC109095104 gene encoding tyrosine-protein phosphatase non-receptor type 1-like, which yields MEAEFREIDELGNWNAVYQEIRQQSSDLPCKIAKLPENRSRNRYRDVSPFDHSRIRLQIGSNDYINASLISVDEAQRNYILTQGPLPNTCGHFWEMVWEQRCRGVVMLNRVIEKGSIKCAQYWPQREEREGVFEDTNFRLTLISEDVKSYYTVRQLELENLSTQETREILQFHYTTWPDFGVPESPASFLNFLFKVRESGCLSPEHGPVVVHCSAGIGRSGTFCLVDTCLLLMSQRKDPTSVRIQEVLLEMRRYRMGLIQTADQLRFSYLAVIEGAKYIMGDTSVQESWKELSNEEDLPPEFTPPPRPRPRIDPPNGKGDLVNSDTTHFFSEIIKNSAEICANSAPQTFTDGQELRKRAVAACEVRATELSSEPDEPIVAREAPPKPARSPPKTPTEEATPVAVNGAWSPLLTSVFMCTVLAVGAYACYHTYFH from the exons ATGGAAGCCGAGTTTCGGGAAATCGATGAGCTCGGGAACTGGAACGCCGTTTACCAG GAGATTAGGCAGCAGTCCAGTGACCTACCATGCAAGATCGCCAAACTTCCAGAAAACAGAAGTCGTAATCGCTACAGAGATGTCAGTCCGT TTGACCACAGCCGTATTCGTCTACAGATCGGCAGTAATGACTACATCAATGCCAGTCTGATCTCAGTGGATGAAGCTCAGAGAAACTACATATTAACTCAG GGTCCGTTACCAAACACATGCGGTCATTTCTGGGAGATGGTGTGGGAGCAGCGCTGCCGAGGGGTCGTGATGCTGAATCGTGTTATAGAGAAAGGCTCG atAAAGTGTGCTCAGTATTGGCCTCAGCGAGAGGAGAGGGAGGGTGTTTTTGAAGACACAAATTTCAGACTTACTCTGATCTCAGAGGATGTGAAATCGTACTATACAGTACGACAGCTGGAGCTGGAAAATCTGTCG ACACAGGAAACGCGGGAGATTCTTCAATTCCACTACACCACATGGCCTGATTTTGGTGTGCCAGAGTCGCCTGCATCTTTTCTCAACTTCCTGTTCAAAGTGCGTGAGTCGGGCTGTCTGAGTCCAGAGCACGGCCCTGTTGTGGTCCACTGCAGCGCTGGTATTGGCCGCTCTGGAACGTTCTGCCTTGTAGACACCTGCCTTCTTCTG ATGTCTCAGAGGAAAGATCCAACATCAGTACGCATACAGGAGGTTTTGCTGGAAATGCGACGATACCGCATGGGTCTGATCCAGACAGCTGACCAGCTGCGTTTCTCTTACCTCGCCGTCATAGAGGGTGCCAAGTACATCATGGGAGACACCTCTGTACAG GAGTCATGGAAGGAGTTATCAAATGAGGAGGATCTTCCCCCCGAATTCACTCCTCCTCCCAGACCACGGCCCCGAATAGACCCCCCAAATGGCAAAGGCGACCTGGTGAACTCTGACACCACACACTTCTTCAGTGAGATAATAAAAAACAGTGCAGAAATCTGTGCAAACAG TGCGCCCCAGACATTCACAGATGGGCAAGAGCTTCGCAAACGGGCAGTCGCAGCCTGTGAGGTCAGAGCGACGGAGTTGTCAAGTGAACCTGATGAGCCAATTGTGGCAAGAGAAGCCCCTCCTAAACCTGCACGGTCTCCGCCCAAGACTCCCACGGAAGAGGCGACTCCTGTTGCTGTCAATGGAGCGTGGAGCCCCTTGCTGaccagtgtgtttatgtgcacgGTACTGGCTGTAGGTGCTTATGCCTGTTACCACACTTATTTCCACTGA
- the LOC109095106 gene encoding CCAAT/enhancer-binding protein beta-like has translation MEVAGFYEGDYLAFHSTNASSSPVSDGICKQPTNGSMTKLHDISEHEKAIDFSIYLDSPHHLASQDETRHRALGIYSEFLSEENKSKRAALQNYKNYISLTERDSNQLAYPELQETRVDAVFSPDFLGSFAKTNWRHEEPPMDGSGGFDMRSYLQYQNAPSGSLGNISTASSSCSSPPGTPAPPGKGRSPQSGGKMASGSKGKKRLEKDSEEYRQRRERNNLAVRKSRDKAKMRNMETQHKVLELAAENDRLQKRVEQLSRELATLRNLLSATGQC, from the coding sequence ATGGAAGTGGCCGGTTTTTACGAGGGGGACTACCTCGCTTTCCACAGCACTAACGCCAGCAGCAGTCCAGTCAGCGACGGCATTTGCAAGCAGCCTACGAACGGCTCCATGACGAAGCTTCATGATATTTCTGAGCACGAGAAAGCCATAGACTTCAGCATCTATTTGGACTCGCCCCACCATCTGGCCAGCCAAGACGAAACCCGGCACCGCGCACTGGGAATCTACAGCGAGTTTCTCTCCGAGGAAAACAAGAGCAAGAGAGCAGCGTTACAGAACTACAAGAACTACATCTCGCTGACAGAGCGGGACTCGAACCAGCTGGCGTATCCGGAGCTCCAGGAGACGCGCGTAGACGCCGTGTTCAGTCCGGACTTTCTGGGCAGTTTTGCCAAAACTAACTGGCGACACGAAGAGCCGCCAATGGATGGTTCCGGAGGCTTTGACATGCGCTCGTATCTGCAGTACCAGAACGCTCCTAGCGGCAGCCTGGGTAACATTTCCACCGCGTCCTCCTCCTGCTCTAGCCCGCCAGGTACACCTGCGCCGCCAGGTAAGGGAAGATCTCCTCAGTCTGGCGGCAAAATGGCCTCTGGCAGCAAAGGGAAAAAGAGGTTGGAGAAGGACAGCGAAGAGTACAGACAGCGGCGGGAGAGGAACAATCTCGCCGTCCGCAAAAGCAGAGACAAAGCCAAAATGCGCAACATGGAGACGCAGCACAAAGTGCTCGAGCTCGCGGCCGAGAACGACCGGTTACAGAAGCGCGTGGAGCAGCTGTCGCGCGAGCTGGCGACGCTGCGGAACCTGCTCTCAGCCACCGGCCAGTGCTGA
- the LOC109094798 gene encoding plasmanylethanolamine desaturase-like yields MASTESKSGSSENFHTPEPSGSEQPGARWGPQHAGARELAELYSPGKRCQEWISVLICFTLMAFNFCYLVTYFHLGHTWYILLGIVGGILTADFASGLVHWGADTWGSVDLPIVGKAFIRPFREHHIDPTAITRHDFIETNGDNCMLTIIPLANMTANFLLLSPAEIYRNYPWYCYVFALAIFVTLTNQIHKWSHTYFGLPRWVTFLQACHIILPRKHHRVHHVSPHETYFCITTGWLNYPLEKLGFWRNLEDLIQSLTGEKPRSDDLRWAQKSK; encoded by the exons ATGGCGAGCACCGAGAGCAAAAGCGGGTCTTCAGAAAACTTTCACACACCCGAGCCAAGTGGATCGGAGCAGCCGGGCGCGAGATGGGGTCCACAGCATGCAGGTGCTCGAGAGCTTGCGGAGTTATACTCGCCAG GAAAAAGATGTCAGGAATGGATCAGTGTGCTTATTTGCTTTACCCTCATGGCCTTCAACTTCTGTTACCTGGTAACATACTTCCACCTGGGACACACCTGGTACATCCTCCTGGGCATCG tgggaGGGATCCTGACAGCAGACTTTGCCTCTGGTTTGGTCCACTGGGGTGCTGACACATGGGGTTCAGTGGATCTGCCCATCGTTGGGAAG GCCTTCATTCGTCCGTTTCGAGAACACCACATCGATCCAACAGCTATAACGCGGCATGATTTCATTGAGACAAATGGTGATAACTGTATGTTGACTATCATCCCTCTGGCTAACATGACCGCAAACTTCTTGCTGCTCTCACCAG CTGAGATCTATCGGAACTACCCCTGGTACTGTTACGTCTTTGCTTTAGCCATTTTTGTTACATTGACAAATCAGATTCACAAGTGGTCGCACACATATTTTGGGCTTCCACGCTGGGTGACGTTTCTTCAGGCCTGTCACATCATTTTACCACGGAAACACCACAGAGTTCACCACGTTTCACCTCATGAAACCTACTTCTGCATTACCACAG GCTGGTTGAACTATCCTCTAGAAAAACTGGGATTCTGGAGAAACCTGGAAGATCTGATCCAGAGCCTGACAGGAGAGAAACCCAGATCAGATGACCTCAGATGGGCCCAGAAATCCAAGTAA